The DNA sequence AAGCCGCAAACATTTTGTTCCCAACCATATCGGAACACAGCCTCGCGCCGCTGGAGGAAACAAAGGCAAACAAATGCAAGATCAATCCGGCCAGCATGCTCAAGTCATCCAAACGAAGGGTGAGTAGCTGGAAAATCTCGTAAAGGAGGAAGCCTATATGCCGCGTCCGAAACCGGATGACCGCAGCGACAATGTTGAGAAGCTGCAAGAGATGGTGCAAAACACCATTGAAAATATTGAAAAAGCCGAAGAAACGATGCAGTTTGCTTCCTCGGAAGAGCGGGAGAAAATTCGCGAGAAAAACCGCCGCCGCGAAGAAGCGATCGCGGCCATGCGCGCGGAAATTAAAGACGAAGCCGCTGCACGGGAGCACGGCTACCAATTATGACAAAGCTGCCCCGATGCGGGCGGCTTTGTTTTTTGGGTTGCCGCTTGAGCGGCCGGACGGACAAATGGTAACATAAAGGAGAAGCCCGGCAAAAAATGGAGGGAGAACGAACATGAAAGTGGCAGAAAAACAAATTGAAGTGCGTTATGCGGAAACAGACCAAATGGGCGTCGTCTACCACGCGAACTATTTAGTTTGGATGGAAGTCGGGCGTACGGAATTGATCAAACAGCTTGGCTTTCATTATGCCGACATGGAGAAAGAAGGCATCATTTCGCCTGTTGTCGATTTGCAAGTGTCGTACAAAAAGCCGCTTCGTTATGGGGAAACGGCGACCGTCCGCACATGGATTGACGCTTACGACGGCATCCGCGTCACATACGGCTACGAGATTCTCGCCCCGGACGGCGAGGTGGCCGTGACCGGCAAATCGCAGCACGTTTGCGTCAAGCGCGATACGTTTCGGCCGATCGTCATCCGCAAATATTTTCCCGAGTGGCATGAAGCGTATGAGCGGGCGAAACGATAAAGGGGAGCGGTGCGATGGCGTTTGGCATTCGCCGCCACGAGCTCGCGGCATGGAAAGAAAAAGTGAAGCGCGGCGAAATCGCCTTTTTGACCCATTATTGGCATGATGAACGGTTTCCGCACTGCACGACGGTGACGAAAGTCGGCTGCGCCGATGTCGAAAAACTTGCCGCCTGGGGGAGGCAATACGGGCTGAAGGAAGAGTGGATCGACCGGCGCAACGAGTTTCCGCATTTCGATTTGCTTGGGGAGACGCAGGTGCGCATTTTGCGGCAAGAAGGCCGGCTTCATGAGCTGGAACGATTCACGAAACGGGGGAAGAAGGAGTCATGATCGATTTGGCTGTTGTAAAAGAAATGACAAAACATACGTTAATCGAGACGCTCGGCATCGATATCATCGAGCTTGGCGAAGGGCGTGTCGTGGCGACGATGCCGGTCGACCATCGCACGCATCAGCCGGCCGGGCTGTTGCACGGCGGAGCATCGGTTGCCTTGGCCGAGACGGTCGCCAGCATCGGCGCGTACGCGCTTGTGGACCCCAACACGGAAAACGTCGTTGGATTGGAAATCAACGCCAATCACGTCCGCGTCGTTCGCCGTGGGACGGTGACGGCGACAGGGACGGTGTTGCACCGCGGCCGGACGACGATGGTTTGGGATGTGCGCATTACGGACGAACAAGGGGAGCTCGTCTGCATCTCCCGCTGCACGATCGCCATTATTCGAAAAAGCTAGCGTCACGGCTAGCTTTTTTCGCTGGTTAATGGAGCAAAAACACCGGTTCGCCGCTTTTTTCGTCCAAATCAACCGTCAAATCGCGGCCGTCAAAATACCATTGGTCGCTGTCTTCGACAAAAAACGTCACGCCGTCAACCGTTGTCTGCGCCGCTGGCTCTCCTGCCGGCTCGTCTTTCGTCATGCCAAGCGAAAACCCTTTTTGCACGGTGCTGTACCCGCCGTAGCGGACAAAAAAGCGGATCGCATCGCCCGGCTTCAGCCCGAGCTCCTGCTTGTACCAATCAAACGCTTTTTTTGTAATCATGATATTCATGGCTTCCCCTCCTCACTTGTTTATTATAAGTGAATGGACGGCGCCTGTAAAACGATTGTGTGAACATTAGCTGACAATTTTAGGATAAAATGCTTTCCATAAAGTGGCGGTGTCCTTGTTTTCATCGGTTGGAGTAAAACGCTGGCTGGCGGCAAACAGTAAAAGCGAAGGGGGTGAGGGCGGTGGGCAAAAAGCGGACGTTTCCGCTCAGCTACGAATCCGACGGACTGATGGGGAAAAGCAATGAAAAGCATCCGCGCCGCTCGGACAGCCAGCAAACGGGCAAACAAGCGCCTGATTTTTTCAACACGACGCCATCGAGCGAATAAAAAAGCCGAATCGAACGGGCGATGGTTGAACATCGCGCTGTTTTGTGAATAAAGTAGCCAGTAGGCTGCTTTTTTTCATGGCAACTACTATACAAACGGGCCGATCCGCGTTATCATTACTTGAGGGACATCTTTTTTGAAAGGAGTGGCGTTTTCGTATATGAGTAGTTCGAGCCCGAACGAACCGGAACCGGAATATAGCGGGGAACGCGGCCTGTTCCTTTTTCCGCCCGCTGCTCATCATACGAAAACGAGCTCCGGACGGAAAGGAAGAGGCGCCGCCTTCCTCGCATGAAAAGGAGGAAGGATGCCAGATGATGAAAATGTATTTGTCTGATGCGAGCGGCAAAATGCGCGAAATTGACCGGATCGAAAACGGCTGCTGGATCAATCTCGTCGCTCCGACCGAGGACGAAATTCGCTACATCGCCCACCATTTGGACATTCCGATCGATTCGATCAAAGATGCGTTGGACGACGAGGAGCGGTCGCGCGTCGAAAAGGAAGACAACCATGTGCTCATTATCGTCGACATTCCGATCGCCGCCCATGATGAAGTGGACGGCCCGATTTATGAAACGATTCCGATCGGCATGATCATTACGAACACATGCTTTATCACCGTCTGTTTGCAAGAAAATCCGATTTTTGAGGAATTTTCAAAAAACAAAATCAAAAACTTTTACACGTTTATGAAGACGCGGTTTGCGTTGCAAATGCTGTACATGATTTCCACGTATTATTTGCGCTACTTGAAGCAAATCAACCGGCGGACGAGCGAAATTGAAAAAGAGCTGCACCAGTCGATGAAAAACAAAGAACTGTTTTCGCTCCTTAGCATGGAAAAAAGCTTAGTCTACTTTATGACGTCGCTCAAGGCGAACAACATCGTCATGGAGCGGCTTATGCGCCTCAACTATTTGCGCATGTACGAAGATGACCAAGATTTGCTGCAAGACGTCATTATTGAAAACAAGCAGGCGATTGAAATGGCCGAAGTATACAGCAGCATTTTAAGCGGCATGATGGATGCGTTCGCTTCGGTCATCTCGAACAACTTAAACATTGTGATGAAGTTTTTGACCGCCATTACGATCGTCATTTCGCTGCCGACGATGGTGGCGAGTTTCTACGGCATGAACGTACCGATTCCGTACCAACACTCTCCGTACGCCTTTTTGATCGCGATGGCGCTCGCCGGTTCACTGTCAGCGGCGACGGCGTACATCTTTTGGAAAAAGCGATACTTTTGACGGCCGGCGGAACAACGGCTGCCCTATTGTTCGGGCAGCCGTTTTTGCGTTCTTGCCGCCACT is a window from the Geobacillus stearothermophilus ATCC 12980 genome containing:
- a CDS encoding acid-soluble spore protein N — its product is MSNPKGSRKHFVPNHIGTQPRAAGGNKGKQMQDQSGQHAQVIQTKGE
- the tlp gene encoding small acid-soluble spore protein Tlp, producing MPRPKPDDRSDNVEKLQEMVQNTIENIEKAEETMQFASSEEREKIREKNRRREEAIAAMRAEIKDEAAAREHGYQL
- a CDS encoding HesB/YadR/YfhF family protein yields the protein MNIMITKKAFDWYKQELGLKPGDAIRFFVRYGGYSTVQKGFSLGMTKDEPAGEPAAQTTVDGVTFFVEDSDQWYFDGRDLTVDLDEKSGEPVFLLH
- a CDS encoding acyl-CoA thioesterase; the protein is MKVAEKQIEVRYAETDQMGVVYHANYLVWMEVGRTELIKQLGFHYADMEKEGIISPVVDLQVSYKKPLRYGETATVRTWIDAYDGIRVTYGYEILAPDGEVAVTGKSQHVCVKRDTFRPIVIRKYFPEWHEAYERAKR
- a CDS encoding magnesium transporter CorA family protein; its protein translation is MMKMYLSDASGKMREIDRIENGCWINLVAPTEDEIRYIAHHLDIPIDSIKDALDDEERSRVEKEDNHVLIIVDIPIAAHDEVDGPIYETIPIGMIITNTCFITVCLQENPIFEEFSKNKIKNFYTFMKTRFALQMLYMISTYYLRYLKQINRRTSEIEKELHQSMKNKELFSLLSMEKSLVYFMTSLKANNIVMERLMRLNYLRMYEDDQDLLQDVIIENKQAIEMAEVYSSILSGMMDAFASVISNNLNIVMKFLTAITIVISLPTMVASFYGMNVPIPYQHSPYAFLIAMALAGSLSAATAYIFWKKRYF
- a CDS encoding hotdog fold thioesterase, which translates into the protein MIDLAVVKEMTKHTLIETLGIDIIELGEGRVVATMPVDHRTHQPAGLLHGGASVALAETVASIGAYALVDPNTENVVGLEINANHVRVVRRGTVTATGTVLHRGRTTMVWDVRITDEQGELVCISRCTIAIIRKS